One window of Felis catus isolate Fca126 chromosome D4, F.catus_Fca126_mat1.0, whole genome shotgun sequence genomic DNA carries:
- the TRUB2 gene encoding LOW QUALITY PROTEIN: mitochondrial mRNA pseudouridine synthase TRUB2 (The sequence of the model RefSeq protein was modified relative to this genomic sequence to represent the inferred CDS: deleted 1 base in 1 codon), whose translation MGSRRLALARLHGLFAVYKPSGLKWKHLRDTVELQLLKGVNAGKPPAPEQRVRFLLGPMEGSEEKALTLTATSVPSLTNHPLVCGPAFTSLKVGVGHRLDAQASGVLVLGVGHGRSLLTDMYNAHLTKDYTVRGLLGKATDDFCEDGRLVEKSTYDHVTREKLDRILALIQGSHQKALVMYSNLDLQTQEAYDMAVRGLIRPMNKSPMLITGIRCLHFAPPEFLLEVQCMHETQKQLRKLVHEIGLELKTTAVCSQVRRTRDGFFTLDDALLRTQWDMHSIQNAIQATAPRVAVELEKSLRPGLGTRQRPNPSWSWDSRGPSSASGLENGAGH comes from the exons ATGGGGTCCCGCCGCCTGGCGCTGGCGCGGCTGCATGGGCTCTTCGCGGTCTACAAACCCTCGGGGCTGAAATGGAAGCACCTGCGGGACACCGTGGAGCTGCAGCTTCTGAAGG GTGTCAATGCTGGGAAGCCTCCTGCCCCTGAACAGCGTGTTCGGTTCCTGCTGGGCCCCATGGAAGGCAGCGAAGAGAAGGCGCTTACCCTCACAGCCACCAGTGTGCCTTCTCTCACCAACCATCCGCTGG tCTGTGGACCAGCATTCACCAGCTTGAAGGTTGGCGTGGGACACCGGCTGGATGCCCAGGCATCTGGGGTACTTG TGCTTGGCGTGGGACACGGACGCAGCCTCCTCACCGACATGTACAATGCTCACCTCACCAAG GATTACACGGTGCGTGGCCTCCTGGGCAAAGCCACAGATGACTTCTGTGAAGACGGGCGGCTGGTGGAGAAGTCAACATATG ACCACGTGACCAGAGAGAAACTGGACCGGATCCTGGCCCTGATCCAAGGTTCCCATCAGAAGGCCCTGGTGAT GTACTCCAACCTCGACCTGCAGACCCAGGAGGCCTACGACATGGCCGTGAGAGGCTTGATCCGGCCCATGAACAAGTCCCCGATGCTGATAACGGGCATTCGATGCCTCCACTTTGCGCCTCCGGAGTTCCTCTTAG AGGTACAGTGCATGCACGAGACACAGAAGCAACTGCGAAAGTTGGTGCACGAGATCGGCCTGGAGCTGAAGACCACTGCTGTCTGCTCCCAAGTGCGGCGTACCCGTGACGGCTTCTTCACCCTGGACGACGCCCTCCTGAGGACCCAGTGGGACATGCACAGCATCCAGAATGCCATCCAGGCCACGGCTCCCCGGGTGGCAGTGGAACTGGAGAAGAGCTTGAGGCCAGGCCTGGGCACC CGGCAGCGCCCCAACCCTAGCTGGTCCTGGGACTCCAGGGGGCCGAGCTCTGCCTCAGGGCTGGAGAATGGTGCTGGGCATTGA